A stretch of Crossiella cryophila DNA encodes these proteins:
- the lxmK gene encoding class V lanthionine synthetase subunit LxmK: MQGIQEVATGSPRIAPRDLRTVPEVNVLLTRLGLGTLGTEDTETFPGRNDNWAGTTSAGHPVFVKKLDQHNGSPADRLRRTLDFQRLTEHRPQPHLATIACHGWDEEHGLVVFERIPQARSGAELMVEESFGADLGLVAGQALGSLHGNEIPAGLELDTTVPPMPAAELAHGLPAEVFDQSSFAELTCWRLLQQDADLAAAIRRLRQAEAAAERVPAHCDLRLDQFLFAGDRLHLTDWEEFRLADPARDLGSFTGEWLYRSILDIVTTRGDTGVLGEISFADITLTPAEVIGRGVRKFERLRPVVVAFWAGYREIRPAPAAGLAARAAAFAGWHLWDRMIAGAALSPQLGAVARAAAGVGRTVLLSPKSFVDTLGLGEPV, translated from the coding sequence ATGCAAGGCATCCAAGAAGTGGCCACCGGGTCACCGCGGATCGCACCGCGGGATCTGCGCACCGTGCCCGAGGTCAACGTGCTGCTGACCAGGCTGGGCCTGGGCACGCTGGGCACCGAGGACACCGAGACCTTCCCCGGCCGCAACGACAACTGGGCGGGCACCACCAGCGCGGGGCACCCGGTGTTCGTCAAGAAACTGGACCAGCACAACGGATCGCCCGCGGACCGGCTCCGGCGGACGCTGGACTTCCAGCGGCTGACCGAGCACCGCCCGCAGCCGCACCTGGCCACCATCGCCTGCCACGGCTGGGACGAGGAACACGGCCTGGTGGTCTTCGAGCGCATCCCGCAGGCCCGCTCCGGCGCTGAGTTGATGGTCGAGGAGAGCTTCGGCGCCGACCTCGGGCTGGTCGCCGGGCAGGCACTGGGTTCGTTGCACGGCAACGAGATCCCGGCCGGGCTGGAGCTGGACACCACCGTCCCGCCGATGCCTGCCGCCGAGTTGGCGCACGGGCTGCCCGCCGAGGTCTTCGACCAGAGCAGCTTCGCCGAACTCACCTGCTGGCGACTGCTCCAGCAGGATGCGGACCTGGCCGCGGCGATCCGGCGGCTGCGTCAGGCGGAGGCCGCCGCGGAGCGGGTGCCCGCCCACTGCGATCTGCGGCTGGACCAGTTCCTCTTCGCGGGCGACAGGTTGCACCTCACCGACTGGGAGGAGTTCCGGCTGGCCGATCCGGCGCGGGACCTGGGTTCCTTCACCGGGGAATGGCTCTACCGCTCGATCCTGGACATCGTCACCACCCGAGGTGACACCGGCGTGCTGGGTGAGATCTCCTTCGCCGACATCACCCTCACCCCGGCGGAGGTGATCGGCCGCGGCGTGCGCAAGTTCGAGCGGCTGCGGCCGGTGGTGGTGGCGTTCTGGGCCGGTTACCGGGAAATCCGCCCCGCACCGGCGGCCGGACTCGCCGCGAGGGCGGCGGCGTTCGCCGGCTGGCACCTGTGGGACCGCATGATCGCCGGCGCCGCGCTCAGCCCTCAGCTCGGCGCGGTGGCCAGGGCCGCGGCCGGAGTCGGGCGCACGGTGTTGCTGAGCCCGAAGAGTTTCGTGGACACCCTCGGGCTGGGAGAGCCGGTATGA